A window of the Cicer arietinum cultivar CDC Frontier isolate Library 1 chromosome 6, Cicar.CDCFrontier_v2.0, whole genome shotgun sequence genome harbors these coding sequences:
- the LOC101514293 gene encoding uncharacterized protein isoform X3, producing the protein MSMPKPNQVAVRDLVEEAKKRIVILIVCVVGLSYLMSLTSSSVWVNLPTAASLIIVFRYLSLDYEMKRKAAAYNNKAGSTSIQSSKLPIENPKAVAKFEWRAKVNSPVVEDAIDHFTRHLISEWVTDLWYSRLTPDEEGPEELVQIINGVLGEISGRMRNINLIDFLIRDLVNLICTHLELFRAAHSKIEKQHTGSLTIESRDLELKIVLAAEDKLHPALFSSEAEHKVLQHLMNGLMSVTFKSEDLQCSFFRYTVRELLACAVMRPVLNLANPRFINERIESVVINKTKVNKGVGAAKGVSHTKADESQTSSDHFSKYLDPSVTGVELMQLSNGQSRNAEPSAERNARDNISRDPLLSIDARSSRSWNSLPENSQINGDQGIQRNRSGGEWGDILDVVSRRKTQTLAPEHFENVWAKGKNYQKRDGENQSNEQVPQHPPKGKSAKVDHMKAISGPKEKDTRSKLNPSKGGHINSGYSSQFTVEDASFHGDKNGSTCSSVTSYKGDEHNHSSMQISESESNTSYTSEDDETSAVTGLDSPGTKVWDGRSNRKQAVSYVHHPLENFDNHSTKKKNKSRSRYPRLFRTQSGSKRSRPSDHKTHMWQEVERSSFLSGDGQDILSTSKSLVNSEDSSDGADFESLGRIYSGAAASSSSLISKSESCSLAVSTLKSSSSVDSFYKLRCEVLGANIVKSGSRTFAVYSISVTDVNNNSWSIKRRFRHFEELHRRLKEFPEYHLHLPPKHFLSTGLDVAVIQERSELLDKYLKKLMQLPTVSESIELWDFLSVDSQLAWIRRSHLRRLKSVLKVKRLFCEQEIMLWLME; encoded by the exons ATGAGTATGCCGAAGCCTAATCAGGTTGCAGTTAGAGACCTCGTTGAGGAAGCTAAGAAACGAATTGTTATTCTCatcgtttgtgtcgttggactCTCCTATCTCATGTCAT TGACAAGCTCCTCAGTTTGGGTCAACTTGCCTACTGCAGCCTCCTTAATTATTGTTTTCCGCTATTTATCACTGGATTATGAAATGAAGAGAAAAGCTGCAGCATACAACAATAAAGCAGGCTCCACCAGTATTCAGTCTTCAAAGTTGCCTATCGAAAATCCTAAAGCAGTTGCAAAGTTTGAGTGGCGAGCAAAAGTGAATTCTCCTGTTGTTGAGGATGCAATTGATCACTTCACCAGGCATCTGATTTCTGAGTGGGTAACAGATCTTTGGTACTCTCGCTTAACACCGGACGAAGAGGGTCCTGAGGAGTTGGTGCAAATAATTAATGGTGTGCTTGGTGAAATTTCAGGACGCATGAGAAATATAAATCTGATTGACTTTTTGATAAG GGATCTTGTTAATCTCATTTGCACTCACTTGGAGCTGTTTCGTGCTGCTCACTCAAAGATTGAAAAACAACACACAGGTTCATTAACAATTGAAAGTCGAGATTTGGAACTAAAAATTGTGTTGGCTGCAGAAGACAAATTGCATCCTGCTTTATTCTCTTCTGAAGCTGAGCACAAG GTTTTGCAGCATCTGATGAATGGTCTTATGTCTGTCACTTTCAAGTCTGAGGATTTGCAGTGTTCTTTCTTTCGATATACTGTCAGGGAGCTTCTTGCATGTGCTGTAATGCGACCTGTCCTAAATTTAGCCAATCCAAG ATTTATTAATGAACGAATTGAATCTGTGGTAATTAATAAAACCAAGGTTAACAAGGGTGTTGGTGCAGCAAAAGGGGTATCCCACACTAAAGCAGATGAGTCACAAACTTCATCTGACCATTTTTCCAAGTATTTAGATCCTTCCGTTACTGGTGTTGAGCTTATGCAGCTAAGCAATGGTCAATCCAGAAATGCAGAGCCATCTGCAGAAAGAAATGCTCGTGATAACATTTCTAGAGACCCATTGCTTTCAATTGATGCTCGATCTTCTCGTTCATGGAACTCATTGCCTGAAAACTCCCAAATTAATGGTGACCAAGGTATTCAACGAAATCGCTCAGGAGGAGAGTGGGGAGATATTTTAGATGTCGTTTCTCGAAGAAAGACCCAAACTCTTGCTCCAGAACATTTTGAGAATGTGTGGGCAAAGGGCAAAAATTACCAGAAAAGGGATGGAGAGAACCAGTCAAATGAGCAAGTCCCACAACATCCCCCAAAAGGGAAATCAGCCAAGGTAGATCATATGAAGGCAATATCTGGACCCAAAGAAAAAGATACTAGATCGAAGCTTAATCCCTCTAAGGGAGGCCACATTAATTCTGGATACAGCAGTCAATTCACTGTTGAAGATGCATCCTTTCATGGAGACAAGAACGGATCAACTTGTTCTTCAGTTACCTCATATAAAGGTGATGAGCACAACCACAGTAGTATGCAGATCAGTGAATCAGAGAGCAATACTTCTTATACTTCTGAAGATGATGAAACTAGTGCTGTTACTGGTCTTGATTCCCCTGGAACTAAGGTTTGGGATGGGAGAAGTAATAGAAAGCAAGCTGTTTCTTATGTTCATCACCCacttgaaaattttgataaccACAGtacaaagaagaagaataagagCCGTTCTCGCTATCCAAGATTATTCAGAACCCAGTCTGGCAGTAAAAGGTCTAGACCAAGCGATCACAAAACACATATGTGGCAGGAAGTTGAAAGGTCAAGCTTTTTATCTGGTGATGGTCAAGATATACTTAGCACATCAAAATCACTTGTGAACTCGGAGGATTCCTCTGATGGTGCTGATTTTGAAAGTTTGGGTAGAATTTATAGTGGAGCAGCTGCCTCTTCTTCGTCCTTAATTTCTAAATCAGAATCTTGTAGTTTGGCTGTTAGTACCCTGAAAAGTTCTTCTTCTGTAGATTCCTTTTACAAGTTGAGATGTGAG GTTTTGGGAGCAAATATTGTGAAGAGTGGTTCAAGAACGTTTGCCGTTTACTCTATATCCGTTACAGATGTAAATAATAACAGTTGGTCTATTAAAAGAAG gtTTCGTCATTTTGAGGAGCTGCATCGACGCCTGAAAGAGTTCCCTGAGTATCATCTTCATTTACCACCAAAACATTTTCTGTCAACTGGTTTAGATGTAGCAGTCATTCAAGAGCGGTCTGAATTGCTTGATAAATATTTGAAG AAACTTATGCAGCTACCTACAGTTTCAGAATCAATTGAACTATGGGACTTTCTGAGTGTTGACTCTCAG ttggCCTGGATACGACGAAGCCATCTGAGAAGACTAAAATCAGTTCTGAAAGTAAAGAGGCTGTTTTGCGAACAAGAAATAATGCTGTGGCTGATGGAGTGA
- the LOC101514293 gene encoding uncharacterized protein isoform X5 — translation MSMPKPNQVAVRDLVEEAKKRIVILIVCVVGLSYLMSLTSSSVWVNLPTAASLIIVFRYLSLDYEMKRKAAAYNNKAGSTSIQSSKLPIENPKAVAKFEWRAKVNSPVVEDAIDHFTRHLISEWVTDLWYSRLTPDEEGPEELVQIINGVLGEISGRMRNINLIDFLIRDLVNLICTHLELFRAAHSKIEKQHTGSLTIESRDLELKIVLAAEDKLHPALFSSEAEHKVLQHLMNGLMSVTFKSEDLQCSFFRYTVRELLACAVMRPVLNLANPRFINERIESVVINKTKVNKGVGAAKGVSHTKADESQTSSDHFSKYLDPSVTGVELMQLSNGQSRNAEPSAERNARDNISRDPLLSIDARSSRSWNSLPENSQINGDQGIQRNRSGGEWGDILDVVSRRKTQTLAPEHFENVWAKGKNYQKRDGENQSNEQVPQHPPKGKSAKVDHMKAISGPKEKDTRSKLNPSKGGHINSGYSSQFTVEDASFHGDKNGSTCSSVTSYKGDEHNHSSMQISESESNTSYTSEDDETSAVTGLDSPGTKVWDGRSNRKQAVSYVHHPLENFDNHSTKKKNKSRSRYPRLFRTQSGSKRSRPSDHKTHMWQEVERSSFLSGDGQDILSTSKSLVNSEDSSDGADFESLGRIYSGAAASSSSLISKSESCSLAVSTLKSSSSVDSFYKLRCEVLGANIVKSGSRTFAVYSISVTDVNNNSWSIKRRFRHFEELHRRLKEFPEYHLHLPPKHFLSTGLDVAVIQERSELLDKYLKVNLTQTFLETYAATYSFRIN, via the exons ATGAGTATGCCGAAGCCTAATCAGGTTGCAGTTAGAGACCTCGTTGAGGAAGCTAAGAAACGAATTGTTATTCTCatcgtttgtgtcgttggactCTCCTATCTCATGTCAT TGACAAGCTCCTCAGTTTGGGTCAACTTGCCTACTGCAGCCTCCTTAATTATTGTTTTCCGCTATTTATCACTGGATTATGAAATGAAGAGAAAAGCTGCAGCATACAACAATAAAGCAGGCTCCACCAGTATTCAGTCTTCAAAGTTGCCTATCGAAAATCCTAAAGCAGTTGCAAAGTTTGAGTGGCGAGCAAAAGTGAATTCTCCTGTTGTTGAGGATGCAATTGATCACTTCACCAGGCATCTGATTTCTGAGTGGGTAACAGATCTTTGGTACTCTCGCTTAACACCGGACGAAGAGGGTCCTGAGGAGTTGGTGCAAATAATTAATGGTGTGCTTGGTGAAATTTCAGGACGCATGAGAAATATAAATCTGATTGACTTTTTGATAAG GGATCTTGTTAATCTCATTTGCACTCACTTGGAGCTGTTTCGTGCTGCTCACTCAAAGATTGAAAAACAACACACAGGTTCATTAACAATTGAAAGTCGAGATTTGGAACTAAAAATTGTGTTGGCTGCAGAAGACAAATTGCATCCTGCTTTATTCTCTTCTGAAGCTGAGCACAAG GTTTTGCAGCATCTGATGAATGGTCTTATGTCTGTCACTTTCAAGTCTGAGGATTTGCAGTGTTCTTTCTTTCGATATACTGTCAGGGAGCTTCTTGCATGTGCTGTAATGCGACCTGTCCTAAATTTAGCCAATCCAAG ATTTATTAATGAACGAATTGAATCTGTGGTAATTAATAAAACCAAGGTTAACAAGGGTGTTGGTGCAGCAAAAGGGGTATCCCACACTAAAGCAGATGAGTCACAAACTTCATCTGACCATTTTTCCAAGTATTTAGATCCTTCCGTTACTGGTGTTGAGCTTATGCAGCTAAGCAATGGTCAATCCAGAAATGCAGAGCCATCTGCAGAAAGAAATGCTCGTGATAACATTTCTAGAGACCCATTGCTTTCAATTGATGCTCGATCTTCTCGTTCATGGAACTCATTGCCTGAAAACTCCCAAATTAATGGTGACCAAGGTATTCAACGAAATCGCTCAGGAGGAGAGTGGGGAGATATTTTAGATGTCGTTTCTCGAAGAAAGACCCAAACTCTTGCTCCAGAACATTTTGAGAATGTGTGGGCAAAGGGCAAAAATTACCAGAAAAGGGATGGAGAGAACCAGTCAAATGAGCAAGTCCCACAACATCCCCCAAAAGGGAAATCAGCCAAGGTAGATCATATGAAGGCAATATCTGGACCCAAAGAAAAAGATACTAGATCGAAGCTTAATCCCTCTAAGGGAGGCCACATTAATTCTGGATACAGCAGTCAATTCACTGTTGAAGATGCATCCTTTCATGGAGACAAGAACGGATCAACTTGTTCTTCAGTTACCTCATATAAAGGTGATGAGCACAACCACAGTAGTATGCAGATCAGTGAATCAGAGAGCAATACTTCTTATACTTCTGAAGATGATGAAACTAGTGCTGTTACTGGTCTTGATTCCCCTGGAACTAAGGTTTGGGATGGGAGAAGTAATAGAAAGCAAGCTGTTTCTTATGTTCATCACCCacttgaaaattttgataaccACAGtacaaagaagaagaataagagCCGTTCTCGCTATCCAAGATTATTCAGAACCCAGTCTGGCAGTAAAAGGTCTAGACCAAGCGATCACAAAACACATATGTGGCAGGAAGTTGAAAGGTCAAGCTTTTTATCTGGTGATGGTCAAGATATACTTAGCACATCAAAATCACTTGTGAACTCGGAGGATTCCTCTGATGGTGCTGATTTTGAAAGTTTGGGTAGAATTTATAGTGGAGCAGCTGCCTCTTCTTCGTCCTTAATTTCTAAATCAGAATCTTGTAGTTTGGCTGTTAGTACCCTGAAAAGTTCTTCTTCTGTAGATTCCTTTTACAAGTTGAGATGTGAG GTTTTGGGAGCAAATATTGTGAAGAGTGGTTCAAGAACGTTTGCCGTTTACTCTATATCCGTTACAGATGTAAATAATAACAGTTGGTCTATTAAAAGAAG gtTTCGTCATTTTGAGGAGCTGCATCGACGCCTGAAAGAGTTCCCTGAGTATCATCTTCATTTACCACCAAAACATTTTCTGTCAACTGGTTTAGATGTAGCAGTCATTCAAGAGCGGTCTGAATTGCTTGATAAATATTTGAAGGTCAACTTAACTCAGACTTTTTTAG AAACTTATGCAGCTACCTACAGTTTCAGAATCAATTGA